The Pirellulales bacterium genome contains the following window.
CCCCAGGGCTTAGGCCAGCTATTTCGCGGAATTTTTGCTTAAAGCGCAGAAAGCAAGCAATCTGCTGTACGCTTATGATCTCTCCCCGAAAAACGGCCGCACAGCTTCGCGTCTAACGCGTCCGGACGGCCTTGCGTGGGAACTATCCCGGAATCGGCGCGAATGCGTTAGCGGGGCGGCAATGCGTTCACCTCTAAAAACTTCGGCTAGGGGCGGCAGTTGACCAACAAGCGCGCCGCCCGGCTTTGCGAGGCCGGACGGCTAAGTCGACTTGTCAAAGAACACCTTGCAATCGCGCGTCGCGCCAGCCATCATTGCCGCATGGGCAAGAAGTTCGGACTATCGTTTTCCCTCAGTCGCGCTCTCGGAATCTCCGCCGAGAAAGCACGCATTTCGCGGGCGATCGGTGTTCCGCTCACGCGTTCCGGCCGGGAACGTAAACTCGGCCGCATGATCGGCCAGGGGCTCGGCCTGGCGTTCGCTTTCGTGTTCGTCGTAGTCTTTGCCGCGGTCTCTGCCGTGATTGCGGCCATCGTCAGTGCCTTCAGCGGTGGCTGAAGCCCTTCACGCGTAGTACGCGACGTTCGCCGCGGCGCCGGTCGAAACGCCGATGACCTGCACGGCCGACAAGTCCCCGGTATACGGCTCCTCATTGCCGGCCAGGATCTCCATGCCGACAGCGGTCGTGGGAGCCGTGCCGTCGTCCCGCCATCGCAAGTTAATTCCCTTCGCCGAGTCGGCGGCAATGATGGCGTATTGCGCGCCAGCGGGCGGGGAAAGCGTCGTGGCTGCGTCGATCGTCGTGAGTTGCCGATAGCCGAGTGGTTTACGAATGGGCATAGTTTTCCTCTCGGCGGACTAATCAACGGGCGACAGTCCAGGCATCGGCCCCGCACTTCGCGAGGGCCTCTTGCCAGGCCGCATTTTCATCCTGCCGGCAGACGCGAATTGTTCGTTTGCCGCGCCGCATGACGATCAGCACGGCAGCACGATCGTCGTCGACGATCGCCGTGCGGCTCGTGCGCCAGCCTTCGCTTTCGATCATGTCTCGGGCTAGTTCTGGCGTCATCGTGGCCGCCTTGCATGACGCGAACCGTAGGGCACCTTGCCGCAACGGATGAACTGCAAAACCTCGCTCCTCTTCCATGCCACGCGGCCGGGCAGCAAATCAGGGTAGGAGCATGGCAGTTGGTGATAAGCGATGCTGGGAAAAATCAGGTTCACGCGGATGCCGTGAAACGCGGCCAATTGTTGCGCGGTCAGCAGCTCGGGCAGTTCGTCATCGTTCGTCATGCGGCCTCCACAATGCGAAGGCGCTCGCCCATCTCGCGCGTTATCGGATCGGAAACGGGCGTTAGCGCTGTGGTGCGATAGACGGGGCGCGTCGCGAGCGTCACTTCCGCAAGGTGCTCCACTTCGACGATCGTTCGCAGCAAAGCACCGGGTTTGCACAGCCGATCATGGTCGAGCGTCCTTGTCGGAACCACCTGCCAGCGGTCGCGACCTACGCGCATCGCCAAGCTACCGCCGCGAACCTCGTGATCACGAATCATCTGGCAAGCTCGCGCCTCGTGCGGACTGCCGATCAGCGGCACCTCGACGCGCAGCCCGTATGAATCGGCAACGAGCCGCGCCGGATAGTCGTCCGCGGTCGAGCGCAGTTGCAGGTCACTGTTGTGATTGATCAGCGCGCGCACAGGCGTTTGACTCGCTAGAACTTTGTCGAATGCGCGTCGGTCGAATATTTCGTAATGGCCGCGAGTGAGTTCGGACCAACGATCGAAGACGGCCGCGTACCAAACGAGGCAGCGGCCTCCGCGGGCGTCGCTCCGAATCTCCGCGCCGATGAGACGATCAAGCATTGTCGTAAATCTCGTCGTAGTCTCGGCGGCCGGCGCCCTCCCGCGCGACATCGCGTGCGGTTGCGAGCGTTTCGTCCAGTTCCGCCTTGAGCAGTCGCGCGCGGAGAAGCTTATCGCTTCTCCGCGGGTCGTGACTCCCCAACGAACGCATCTCGTCAACGAGCGATCGAATCTCGGCCATCCCTCGCCGCGCAGATTTCTCGATCATCGCGGAGACCTTTTGGCGGTCGGCGTCGGGCTCGCTTCGCTCCAATCGAATCACGCGTAGTTCATCGGCCATCGCTATGTTTCTCCCCAGTCTGTGCAGT
Protein-coding sequences here:
- a CDS encoding HK97 family phage prohead protease, coding for MLDRLIGAEIRSDARGGRCLVWYAAVFDRWSELTRGHYEIFDRRAFDKVLASQTPVRALINHNSDLQLRSTADDYPARLVADSYGLRVEVPLIGSPHEARACQMIRDHEVRGGSLAMRVGRDRWQVVPTRTLDHDRLCKPGALLRTIVEVEHLAEVTLATRPVYRTTALTPVSDPITREMGERLRIVEAA